In one window of Kitasatospora sp. MMS16-BH015 DNA:
- a CDS encoding histidine triad nucleotide-binding protein: MAGEAQSDCLFCKIVAGEIPATVLRRTERTLAFRDIAPKAPTHVLVIPHLHYPNAAELAAAEPAVAGELLAEAGRVAEEAGLKDYRLIFNTGAGAGQTVFHAHVHLLGGKPMTENMV; this comes from the coding sequence ATGGCCGGCGAGGCACAGTCCGACTGCCTGTTCTGCAAGATCGTGGCGGGCGAGATCCCGGCGACGGTCCTGAGGAGGACGGAGCGCACCCTCGCCTTCCGCGACATCGCGCCCAAGGCCCCCACCCACGTGCTGGTCATCCCGCACCTGCACTACCCGAACGCCGCCGAGCTGGCCGCCGCCGAGCCGGCCGTCGCCGGCGAGCTGCTCGCCGAGGCGGGCCGGGTGGCCGAGGAGGCGGGCCTGAAGGACTACCGGCTGATCTTCAACACCGGTGCGGGCGCGGGCCAGACCGTCTTCCACGCGCACGTGCACCTGCTGGGCGGCAAGCCGATGACCGAGAACATGGTCTGA
- a CDS encoding MBL fold metallo-hydrolase, with protein sequence MTIHHLDCATMCPRGGRALLGGDHLVGHCLLVEGPEGLVLVDTGFGTADVADPKRLGPGLTVMSRPRLSLARTALHQVRALGHDPRDVRDIVLTHLDPDHAGGLSDFPWARVHVFGEELAAAVVPRNRNERQRYRTAQWAHGPKWVAHEPDGEHWYGFAATRVLDAPEVLLVPLPGHTRGHSAVAVRSGDSWLLHCGDAYFHHGEADPAVGRAPLGLALFQRALAVDDAARRHNQERLRALRREHEREVTLFCAHDPAELARLAR encoded by the coding sequence ATGACGATCCATCACCTGGACTGCGCGACGATGTGCCCGCGCGGCGGCCGGGCCCTGCTGGGCGGCGACCACCTGGTGGGGCACTGCCTGCTGGTCGAGGGCCCGGAGGGGCTGGTGCTGGTGGACACCGGCTTCGGCACGGCCGACGTGGCCGACCCGAAGCGGCTCGGGCCGGGGCTGACCGTGATGTCCCGGCCCCGGCTGAGCCTGGCCCGCACCGCGCTGCACCAGGTGCGGGCGCTCGGCCACGACCCCCGGGACGTGCGGGACATCGTGCTGACCCACCTCGACCCGGACCACGCGGGCGGGCTCTCCGACTTCCCCTGGGCGCGGGTGCACGTCTTCGGCGAGGAGCTGGCGGCGGCCGTGGTGCCGCGCAACCGGAACGAGCGGCAGCGCTACCGCACGGCCCAGTGGGCGCACGGCCCGAAGTGGGTGGCGCACGAGCCGGACGGCGAGCACTGGTACGGCTTCGCGGCCACCCGGGTGCTGGACGCGCCCGAGGTGCTGCTGGTGCCGCTGCCCGGCCACACCCGGGGCCACAGCGCGGTGGCCGTGCGCAGCGGCGACTCCTGGCTGCTGCACTGCGGCGACGCCTACTTCCACCACGGCGAGGCCGACCCGGCGGTGGGCCGGGCCCCGCTCGGGCTGGCGCTCTTCCAGCGGGCGCTGGCGGTGGACGACGCGGCCCGCCGGCACAACCAGGAGCGGCTGCGGGCACTGCGCCGGGAGCACGAGCGGGAGGTCACGCTGTTCTGCGCCCACGACCCGGCCGAGCTGGCCCGGCTGGCCCGATAG
- a CDS encoding S41 family peptidase, producing MALVSSYLRYPHVSGDLVAFVAEDDVWLAPLEGGRAWRVTADQVPVRGPRFSPDGASLAWTSLRDGRPEVHVAPVAGGEVRRLTYWGSATTALRGWLPDGRPVAVTAAGHSTARRTWSYALPLDGGEPERLPYGPIGGLALEPGGPRALLLSASSTDPARWKRYRGGQVGKLWIGAGEFERVHAGLGGNIAAPMWIGERIAFLSDHEGVGQLYSSTPEGEDLRRHGDSTEFYARDATTDGRRVVWHRAGELWLLDDLAGAAPRRIEVDLAGPRTGRRPHPLAGQLDESAPDHTGRASVAQVRGTVHWLTHREGPARVISEEPGVRARLVAVVPAPPEGGEQGALWVSDAEGEDAVEYAPAALGAERRRLAAGQLGRAVELAVSPDGARLAVASHDGRVLVVGLDGGEVRELARSTEGEVHGLVWSPDSAWLAWSQPALGPWSLRQIMLAEVAAGTVAEATPARFVDYAPAFTADGRHLAFLSVRHFDPVYDAHVFDLSFPTGCRPYLITLAADTPSPFGPQRAGRPVGDEEEPKKEVKEGEEEAAEAPPATRVDLEGIADRIIPFPVEGGRFGQLLAAKDAVLWTRLPLVGELGDGAASLEDEQPRASLERYDLKKLKVEELVAELDDFAVSGDGQRLTVYDHGALRSLPAGHKAGEEEEIEVDLARLRVAVDPAAEWRQMFDENGRLMRDNYWRADLGGFDWAGTLERYRPLVEKLGSHDDLTDLLWEVVAELGTSHAYVVPPGRGADALRRQGLLGADLARDGERWRVARVLPGESSDPRARSPLAAPGVAVRAGDAILAVNGRPVDPVTGPAPLLAGTAGQPVELTVAGPDGVERHPVVVPLASEEALRYHDWVAGRRAEVRALSDGRLGYLHVPDMVGSGWAQLHRDLRVEMAKEGVVVDLRENQGGHTSQLIVEKLARRIVGWDRGRDLAHPDSYPHDAPRGPVVALADEYSGSDGDIVNAAIQALGIGPVVGTRTWGGVIGIDSKYTLVDGTLVTQPKYAYWLEGYGWGVENHGVDPDVEVAIAPQDWVAGRDTQLAEGVRLALAALAERPALTPPPLP from the coding sequence GTGGCGCTCGTGAGTTCTTACCTGCGATACCCGCACGTGTCCGGCGACTTGGTCGCCTTCGTCGCCGAGGACGATGTCTGGCTGGCTCCGCTGGAGGGGGGGCGGGCCTGGCGGGTGACGGCGGATCAAGTGCCGGTGCGTGGGCCGAGGTTCTCGCCGGACGGGGCCAGCCTGGCCTGGACCTCGCTGCGGGACGGGCGTCCCGAGGTGCACGTGGCGCCGGTGGCCGGGGGCGAGGTGCGGCGGCTGACGTACTGGGGGAGCGCGACCACCGCGCTGCGCGGGTGGCTGCCCGACGGCCGCCCGGTCGCCGTCACGGCGGCCGGGCACAGCACGGCCCGCCGCACCTGGTCGTACGCCCTGCCGCTGGACGGCGGCGAGCCGGAGCGGCTGCCGTACGGGCCGATCGGCGGGCTGGCGCTGGAGCCGGGCGGGCCGCGGGCGCTGCTGCTGAGTGCGTCGAGCACGGACCCGGCCCGCTGGAAGCGGTACCGGGGCGGGCAGGTCGGCAAACTCTGGATCGGGGCGGGCGAGTTCGAGCGGGTGCACGCCGGGCTCGGCGGCAACATCGCCGCGCCGATGTGGATCGGCGAGCGGATCGCCTTCCTCTCCGACCACGAGGGCGTGGGGCAGCTGTACTCCAGCACGCCGGAGGGCGAGGACCTGCGCCGGCACGGCGACTCCACGGAGTTCTACGCCCGGGACGCGACCACCGACGGCCGTCGGGTGGTCTGGCACCGGGCGGGCGAGCTCTGGCTGCTGGACGACCTGGCGGGAGCCGCCCCGCGCCGGATCGAGGTGGACCTGGCCGGCCCGCGCACGGGCCGGCGCCCGCACCCGCTTGCCGGGCAGCTGGACGAATCGGCGCCGGACCACACCGGGCGGGCCTCGGTGGCCCAGGTGCGCGGCACGGTGCACTGGCTGACCCACCGGGAGGGCCCGGCCCGGGTGATCAGCGAGGAGCCCGGGGTGCGGGCCCGGCTGGTGGCCGTGGTGCCCGCCCCGCCGGAGGGCGGCGAGCAGGGCGCGCTCTGGGTGAGCGACGCCGAGGGCGAGGACGCGGTCGAGTACGCCCCGGCTGCGCTCGGCGCCGAGCGGCGGCGGCTGGCCGCCGGGCAGCTGGGCCGCGCGGTGGAGCTGGCCGTCTCGCCGGACGGCGCCCGGCTGGCGGTGGCCTCGCACGACGGCCGGGTGCTGGTGGTGGGCCTGGACGGCGGCGAGGTGCGGGAGTTGGCCCGCAGCACCGAGGGCGAGGTGCACGGCCTGGTCTGGTCACCGGACTCCGCCTGGCTGGCCTGGTCGCAGCCCGCGCTCGGGCCGTGGAGCCTGCGGCAGATCATGCTCGCCGAGGTGGCCGCCGGCACGGTGGCCGAGGCCACCCCGGCCCGGTTCGTCGACTACGCACCCGCCTTCACGGCCGACGGCCGGCACCTGGCCTTCCTCTCGGTGCGGCACTTCGACCCGGTCTACGACGCCCACGTCTTCGACCTCTCCTTCCCGACCGGCTGCCGCCCGTACCTGATCACGCTGGCCGCCGACACCCCCTCGCCGTTCGGCCCGCAGCGGGCCGGCCGCCCGGTGGGGGACGAGGAGGAGCCGAAGAAGGAGGTCAAGGAGGGCGAGGAGGAGGCCGCCGAGGCGCCGCCCGCCACCCGGGTCGACCTGGAGGGGATCGCCGACCGGATCATCCCGTTCCCGGTGGAGGGCGGCCGGTTCGGCCAGCTGCTCGCGGCCAAGGACGCGGTGCTCTGGACCAGGCTGCCGCTGGTCGGCGAGCTCGGCGACGGCGCGGCCTCGCTGGAGGACGAGCAGCCCCGGGCCAGCCTGGAGCGGTACGACCTGAAGAAGCTCAAGGTGGAGGAACTCGTCGCGGAGCTGGACGACTTCGCGGTCAGCGGGGACGGCCAGCGGCTGACCGTCTACGACCACGGCGCGCTGCGCTCGCTGCCCGCCGGGCACAAGGCGGGCGAGGAGGAGGAGATCGAGGTCGATCTCGCCCGGCTGCGGGTGGCCGTCGATCCGGCGGCCGAGTGGCGGCAGATGTTCGACGAGAACGGCCGCCTGATGCGGGACAACTACTGGCGGGCCGACCTGGGCGGCTTCGACTGGGCGGGCACGCTGGAGCGCTACCGGCCGCTGGTCGAGAAGCTGGGCTCGCACGACGACCTGACCGACCTGCTCTGGGAGGTGGTCGCCGAGCTGGGCACCTCGCACGCCTACGTGGTGCCGCCCGGCCGGGGCGCCGACGCACTGCGCCGGCAGGGCCTGCTCGGCGCCGACCTGGCCCGGGACGGCGAGCGCTGGCGGGTGGCCCGGGTGCTGCCCGGCGAGTCCTCCGACCCGCGGGCCCGCTCGCCGCTGGCCGCGCCCGGGGTGGCCGTGCGGGCCGGGGACGCGATCCTGGCCGTCAACGGCCGCCCGGTCGACCCGGTCACCGGGCCCGCGCCGCTGCTGGCCGGCACCGCCGGGCAGCCGGTCGAGCTGACCGTGGCCGGGCCGGACGGCGTGGAGCGGCACCCGGTGGTGGTGCCGCTCGCCAGTGAGGAGGCGCTGCGCTACCACGACTGGGTGGCCGGGCGGCGGGCCGAGGTCCGCGCGCTCTCGGACGGCCGGCTGGGCTACCTGCACGTGCCGGACATGGTCGGCTCGGGCTGGGCGCAGCTCCACCGCGACCTGCGGGTGGAGATGGCCAAGGAGGGCGTGGTCGTGGACCTGCGGGAGAACCAGGGCGGCCACACCTCGCAGCTGATCGTCGAGAAGCTGGCCCGCCGGATCGTCGGCTGGGACCGGGGCCGCGACCTGGCCCACCCCGACTCCTACCCGCACGACGCCCCGCGCGGCCCGGTGGTGGCGCTGGCCGACGAGTACTCCGGCTCGGACGGCGACATCGTCAACGCGGCGATCCAGGCCCTGGGCATCGGCCCGGTGGTCGGCACCCGCACCTGGGGCGGGGTGATCGGCATCGACAGCAAGTACACCCTGGTCGACGGCACCCTGGTCACCCAGCCCAAGTACGCGTACTGGCTGGAGGGTTACGGCTGGGGCGTGGAGAACCACGGGGTCGACCCGGACGTGGAGGTGGCGATCGCCCCGCAGGACTGGGTGGCCGGCCGCGACACCCAGCTGGCCGAGGGCGTCCGGCTGGCCCTGGCGGCGCTGGCCGAGCGTCCGGCGCTCACCCCGCCGCCGCTGCCCTGA
- a CDS encoding 16S rRNA (uracil(1498)-N(3))-methyltransferase: protein MTAPVFVVETERLAGAAPGVLLRLDGPEGRHAAAVKRLEPGEAVTLADGLGLGVHGSVAAVHGKDALDVLVAEVREEPPAPARIVVVQALPKGDRGELAVETMTEVGVDVVIPWAASRCITQWKGDRGAKALAKWRATAKEAGKQARRLRFPEVRDLMTTRQLAPLLAGAAFAAVLHEEGSLPLATASLPPAGDLVLIVGPEGGISPDELAAFAEAGAHPHRLGPSVLRTSTAGVAAGALLLAHSGRWQ, encoded by the coding sequence ATGACCGCGCCCGTGTTCGTCGTCGAGACCGAGCGGCTGGCGGGGGCCGCCCCCGGCGTGCTGCTCCGGCTCGACGGCCCCGAGGGGCGGCACGCCGCCGCCGTGAAGCGCCTGGAGCCCGGCGAGGCCGTCACCCTGGCGGACGGCCTCGGCCTCGGCGTGCACGGCTCGGTCGCGGCCGTGCACGGCAAGGACGCGCTGGACGTGCTGGTCGCCGAGGTCCGCGAGGAGCCGCCGGCCCCGGCCCGGATCGTGGTGGTCCAGGCCCTCCCCAAGGGCGACCGCGGCGAACTCGCCGTCGAGACCATGACCGAGGTCGGTGTCGACGTGGTGATCCCCTGGGCCGCCTCCCGCTGCATCACCCAGTGGAAGGGCGACCGCGGCGCCAAGGCCCTGGCCAAGTGGCGCGCCACCGCGAAGGAGGCCGGCAAGCAGGCCCGCCGACTCCGCTTCCCCGAGGTCCGCGACCTCATGACCACCCGTCAGCTCGCCCCCCTGCTCGCCGGGGCCGCCTTCGCGGCCGTCCTCCACGAGGAGGGCTCGCTCCCCCTGGCGACGGCCTCCCTCCCGCCCGCCGGCGACCTGGTCCTGATCGTCGGCCCCGAAGGCGGCATCTCCCCGGACGAACTGGCGGCCTTCGCCGAGGCCGGCGCCCACCCCCACCGCCTCGGCCCCTCCGTCCTGCGTACCTCCACGGCAGGCGTGGCGGCGGGTGCCCTGCTCTTGGCCCACTCCGGACGCTGGCAATAG
- the dnaJ gene encoding molecular chaperone DnaJ — MATDYYAVLGVRRDAGQDEIKKAFRRLARELHPDVNPDPKTQERFKEINAAYEVLSDPAKRQVYDLGGDPLSPNGGGGAGGFGAGAAGFGFSDIMDAFFGAAAGQRGPRSRTRRGQDAMIRLEISLEEAAFGTTKELQVDTAVTCTTCSGEGAAPGTSAQTCDMCRGKGEVSQVTRSFLGNVMTSRPCPQCQGFGTVVPTPCPECAGDGRVRARRTLTVKIPAGVDNGTRIQLAGEGEVGPGGGPAGDLYVEIAETTHPTFQRRGDDLHCTVTIPMTAAALGTQVPLQTLDGVEEVDIRPGTQSGQSIPLHGRGITHLRGGGRGDLIVHVEVQTPTKLDPEQEELLRRLALLRGEERPSGTFAPGQQGLFSRLKDAFNGR, encoded by the coding sequence GTGGCCACGGACTACTACGCGGTACTCGGCGTCCGACGGGATGCGGGGCAGGACGAGATCAAGAAGGCGTTCCGGCGCCTCGCCCGTGAACTGCACCCGGACGTCAACCCGGACCCGAAGACGCAGGAGCGGTTCAAGGAGATCAACGCCGCTTACGAGGTGCTCTCCGACCCGGCCAAGCGCCAGGTCTACGACCTCGGCGGCGACCCGCTCTCCCCGAACGGCGGCGGTGGCGCCGGCGGCTTCGGCGCGGGCGCGGCGGGCTTCGGCTTCTCCGACATCATGGACGCCTTCTTCGGCGCGGCGGCCGGTCAGCGCGGACCGCGCTCGCGGACCCGCCGGGGCCAGGACGCGATGATCCGCCTGGAGATCAGCCTGGAGGAGGCCGCGTTCGGCACCACCAAGGAGCTCCAGGTCGACACCGCCGTCACCTGTACCACCTGCTCCGGTGAGGGCGCCGCTCCCGGCACCTCGGCGCAGACCTGTGACATGTGCCGCGGCAAGGGCGAGGTCTCCCAGGTGACCCGTTCCTTCCTCGGCAACGTGATGACCTCGCGCCCCTGCCCGCAGTGCCAGGGCTTCGGCACCGTCGTCCCGACCCCGTGCCCCGAGTGCGCCGGCGACGGGCGCGTCCGCGCCCGCCGCACCCTCACGGTCAAGATCCCCGCCGGTGTCGACAACGGCACCCGGATCCAGCTGGCCGGCGAGGGCGAGGTCGGCCCCGGCGGCGGCCCGGCCGGTGACCTCTACGTCGAGATCGCCGAGACCACCCACCCGACCTTCCAGCGGCGCGGCGACGACCTGCACTGCACGGTCACCATCCCGATGACCGCCGCGGCGCTCGGCACCCAGGTGCCGCTGCAGACCCTGGACGGCGTCGAGGAGGTGGACATCCGGCCCGGCACCCAGTCCGGCCAGTCCATCCCGCTACACGGCCGGGGCATCACCCACCTGCGCGGCGGCGGCCGGGGCGACCTGATAGTGCACGTCGAGGTGCAGACCCCCACCAAGCTCGACCCCGAGCAGGAGGAGCTGCTGCGCCGCCTCGCGCTGCTGCGCGGCGAGGAGCGCCCCTCGGGCACCTTCGCCCCCGGCCAGCAGGGCCTGTTCTCCCGGCTGAAGGACGCGTTCAACGGCCGGTAG
- the hrcA gene encoding heat-inducible transcriptional repressor HrcA — MFSERPLDDRKLSVLRAIVQDYVGTEEPVGSKALVERHSLGVSPATVRNDMAALEEEGYIHQPHTSAGRIPTDKGYRLFVDRLAEVKPMSAPERRAIRHFLDGSVDLDDTVARTVRLLAQLTRQVAVVQYPSLSRSTVRHVELVALAPSKVMLVLITNTGRVEQRMVDCPGPVGETVLADLRARLNSRAGGQRLPDVPALLDDLPAAFEPPDRATVTTVLATLFETLAEQNEERIMLAGTANLTRFGHDFPLTIQPVLEALEEQVVLLRLLGETPDAGVTVRIGRENDYEGLNSTSVVSVGYGSGDESVAKLGVIGPTRMDYPGTMGAVRAVARYVGQILAES; from the coding sequence ATGTTCAGCGAGCGGCCGTTGGACGACCGCAAGCTCTCGGTGCTGCGCGCCATCGTGCAGGACTACGTCGGCACCGAGGAGCCCGTCGGCTCCAAGGCGCTGGTCGAGCGGCACAGCCTCGGCGTCTCCCCGGCCACCGTGCGCAACGACATGGCGGCGCTGGAGGAGGAGGGGTACATCCACCAGCCGCACACCAGCGCCGGGCGGATCCCCACCGACAAGGGGTACCGCCTGTTCGTCGACCGGCTGGCCGAGGTCAAGCCGATGAGCGCCCCGGAGCGCCGGGCCATCCGGCACTTCCTGGACGGCTCGGTCGACCTGGACGACACCGTGGCCCGCACCGTGCGGCTGCTCGCGCAGCTCACCCGGCAGGTCGCCGTGGTCCAGTACCCCTCGCTCTCCCGCTCCACCGTGCGGCACGTCGAGCTGGTGGCGCTGGCCCCGAGCAAGGTCATGCTGGTGCTGATCACCAACACCGGCCGGGTCGAGCAACGGATGGTCGACTGCCCGGGCCCGGTCGGCGAGACGGTGCTGGCCGACCTGCGGGCCCGGCTCAACAGCCGGGCCGGCGGCCAGCGGCTGCCCGACGTGCCGGCCCTGCTCGACGACCTGCCGGCCGCCTTCGAGCCGCCCGACCGGGCCACCGTCACCACCGTGCTGGCCACCCTCTTCGAGACGCTCGCCGAGCAGAACGAGGAGCGGATCATGCTGGCCGGCACGGCCAACCTGACCCGGTTCGGCCACGACTTCCCGCTCACCATCCAGCCCGTCCTGGAGGCCCTGGAGGAGCAGGTGGTGCTGCTGCGCCTGCTGGGTGAGACGCCCGACGCCGGGGTGACGGTCCGGATCGGCCGGGAGAACGACTACGAGGGCCTGAATTCCACCTCGGTCGTGTCCGTCGGTTACGGTTCGGGCGACGAGAGCGTGGCGAAGCTGGGCGTGATCGGCCCGACCCGGATGGACTACCCGGGCACAATGGGGGCGGTGCGTGCGGTGGCACGGTACGTCGGCCAGATCCTGGCCGAATCGTAG